A section of the Streptomyces sp. SCL15-4 genome encodes:
- the dxs gene encoding 1-deoxy-D-xylulose-5-phosphate synthase: MTLLETLRGPHDLARLDRAQLAELGSEIREFLVATVTRTGGHLGPNLGVVELTLALHLEFDSPRDALLFDTGHQTYIHKLLTGRAAGFGRLRARGGLSGYPARAESAHDHIENSHASTALSYADGLTKADALTGRTDRHVVAVVGDGALTGGMAWEALNNIAAGRPRNLVIVVNDNGRSYAPTVGGLAEHLGRLRTTSAYEQVLRAGKRAAYGIPVAGGAVYRGLHGMKEGLKDLAAPQALFGDLGLKYLGPVDGHDLAALRTALAQAREFDGPVIVHALTRKGEGYGPAERDEADRFHGIGVVDPATGRPRSTGGRSWTSVFGEELTGIGHRRPDVVALTAAMRGPVGLDGFAAAHPGRVFDVGIAEQHAVTAAVGMSMGGLHPVVALYATFLNRAFDQVLLDAALHRAALTLVLDRAGITGDDGPSHNGVWDLSVLQVVPGLRVAAPRDAATLRAELREAVEVTDGPTVVRFPKGTVPADIPAVGRHGPLDVLARAGTEPADVLLVAVGATAGACLGAAGRISAGGGPGVTVVDPRWVTPVDPALVDLALSHRLVVTVEDNSRTGGVGSAIAQALADADVDVPVRVHGVPRRFLDHASRDRILEELGLTEQKLAAAVRTAYGRLVPGTATAGRLTALTEGA; encoded by the coding sequence ATGACCCTCCTGGAGACCCTTCGCGGACCGCACGACCTCGCCCGCCTGGACCGAGCGCAACTGGCCGAACTCGGCTCCGAGATAAGAGAGTTCCTCGTCGCCACGGTGACACGGACCGGGGGACACCTGGGGCCCAACCTCGGGGTCGTGGAGCTGACCCTCGCGCTGCACCTGGAGTTCGACTCGCCGCGCGACGCCCTGCTCTTCGACACCGGGCACCAGACGTACATCCACAAACTGCTCACCGGCCGGGCCGCGGGCTTCGGCCGGCTGCGCGCCCGGGGCGGCCTGTCCGGCTATCCCGCGCGGGCCGAGTCCGCCCACGACCACATCGAGAACTCGCACGCCTCGACCGCCCTCAGCTACGCCGACGGCCTCACGAAGGCCGACGCGCTCACCGGCCGCACCGACCGGCATGTGGTCGCGGTCGTCGGCGACGGCGCCCTGACCGGCGGCATGGCCTGGGAGGCGCTCAACAACATCGCGGCGGGCCGGCCCCGCAATCTCGTGATCGTCGTCAACGACAACGGCCGCTCCTACGCCCCGACCGTCGGCGGCCTCGCCGAACACCTGGGCCGGCTGCGCACCACCTCCGCGTACGAGCAGGTCCTGCGGGCCGGCAAACGCGCCGCGTACGGAATCCCGGTCGCGGGCGGAGCCGTCTACCGGGGACTGCACGGGATGAAGGAGGGACTGAAGGACCTGGCCGCGCCGCAGGCCCTGTTCGGGGACCTCGGGCTCAAGTACCTCGGCCCGGTCGACGGCCACGACCTCGCGGCGCTGCGGACCGCGCTCGCCCAGGCCCGGGAGTTCGACGGGCCGGTCATCGTGCACGCCCTGACCCGCAAGGGCGAGGGCTACGGGCCCGCCGAGCGCGACGAGGCGGACCGGTTCCACGGGATCGGCGTGGTCGACCCGGCGACCGGCCGGCCGCGGTCCACGGGCGGCCGATCCTGGACCTCGGTGTTCGGCGAGGAGCTGACCGGGATCGGGCACCGGCGCCCCGACGTGGTCGCCCTCACCGCCGCCATGCGCGGGCCCGTCGGCCTGGACGGGTTCGCCGCGGCCCACCCCGGGCGGGTCTTCGACGTGGGCATCGCCGAACAGCATGCGGTCACCGCGGCCGTCGGCATGAGCATGGGAGGACTGCACCCCGTCGTCGCCCTCTACGCCACCTTCCTCAACCGTGCCTTCGACCAGGTGCTGCTGGACGCCGCACTGCACCGGGCCGCCCTGACCCTCGTCCTGGACCGGGCCGGGATCACCGGCGACGACGGGCCCAGCCACAACGGCGTCTGGGACCTGTCCGTGCTCCAGGTCGTGCCCGGGCTCAGGGTCGCCGCCCCACGCGACGCGGCCACGCTCCGGGCCGAACTGCGCGAGGCGGTCGAGGTCACGGACGGGCCGACCGTCGTCCGCTTCCCCAAGGGCACGGTGCCCGCCGACATCCCGGCCGTCGGCCGGCACGGACCGCTCGACGTCCTCGCGCGCGCCGGCACCGAGCCCGCCGACGTCCTCCTCGTGGCCGTCGGCGCGACCGCCGGCGCCTGCCTGGGGGCCGCCGGGCGGATCAGCGCCGGAGGCGGTCCCGGCGTCACCGTCGTCGACCCGCGCTGGGTCACCCCGGTGGACCCGGCCCTCGTCGACCTCGCGCTCAGCCACCGGCTCGTGGTCACGGTGGAGGACAACAGCCGTACCGGCGGCGTGGGTTCGGCCATCGCACAGGCCCTCGCCGACGCGGACGTCGATGTGCCGGTACGCGTGCACGGGGTCCCGCGACGCTTCCTCGACCACGCTTCACGCGACCGGATCCTCGAGGAACTCGGCCTGACGGAGCAGAAACTGGCGGCAGCGGTGCGCACTGCGTACGGCCGGCTCGTCCCGGGGACCGCGACCGCGGGCCGGCTCACCGCCCTCACCGAAGGAGCGTGA
- the ispG gene encoding flavodoxin-dependent (E)-4-hydroxy-3-methylbut-2-enyl-diphosphate synthase — protein MTGVTLGLPELPARPLAERRPTRRIQVGPVPVGGGAPVSVQSMTTTVTADVEATLRQIAELTAAGCQIVRVACPSQDDADALPAIARKSPIPVIADIHFQPKYVFAAIDAGCAAVRVNPGNIKKFDDRVKDIARAASDAGVPIRIGVNAGSLDPRLLTKYGRATPEALVESALWECSLFEEHGFRDIKISVKHNDPVVMVAAYRLLSRRCDYPLHLGVTEAGPAFQGTVKSAVAFGALLSEGIGDTIRVSLSAPPVEEVKVGTQILESLGLRERGLEIVSCPSCGRAQVDVYRLAEEVTAALDGLSLPLRVAVMGCVVNGPGEAREADLGVASGNGKGQIFVEGEVVRTVPEARIVETLIEEALTLARRRGLDLPDEAAG, from the coding sequence GTGACCGGAGTGACCCTGGGCCTGCCCGAGCTGCCGGCGCGCCCGCTGGCCGAGCGGCGGCCGACCCGGCGCATCCAGGTGGGCCCCGTACCGGTGGGCGGTGGAGCGCCGGTGTCGGTCCAGTCGATGACCACGACGGTGACCGCCGACGTCGAGGCCACCTTGCGCCAGATCGCCGAACTCACCGCCGCCGGCTGCCAGATCGTCCGCGTCGCCTGCCCCTCGCAGGACGACGCGGACGCTCTGCCCGCCATCGCCCGGAAGTCGCCGATCCCGGTGATCGCCGACATCCACTTCCAGCCGAAGTACGTGTTCGCGGCCATCGACGCGGGCTGCGCGGCCGTGCGGGTGAACCCCGGCAACATCAAGAAGTTCGACGACCGGGTCAAGGACATCGCTCGGGCCGCGTCCGACGCGGGTGTGCCCATCCGGATCGGAGTGAACGCGGGCTCCCTGGACCCTCGGCTGCTCACCAAGTACGGCCGGGCGACTCCGGAGGCGCTCGTGGAGTCGGCGCTATGGGAATGCTCGTTGTTCGAGGAGCACGGCTTCCGCGACATCAAGATCTCCGTGAAGCACAACGACCCGGTCGTGATGGTGGCGGCCTACCGGCTGCTCTCCCGGCGCTGCGACTACCCGCTGCACCTGGGCGTCACCGAGGCGGGACCGGCCTTCCAGGGCACCGTCAAGTCGGCTGTCGCTTTCGGGGCGTTGCTCAGCGAGGGGATCGGCGACACCATCCGCGTCTCGCTGTCCGCGCCGCCCGTGGAGGAGGTCAAGGTCGGCACCCAGATCCTGGAGTCGCTCGGCCTGCGCGAACGCGGTCTGGAGATCGTCTCCTGCCCCTCCTGCGGCCGGGCCCAGGTCGACGTCTACCGGCTCGCCGAGGAGGTCACGGCCGCCTTGGACGGGCTCAGCCTTCCGTTGCGCGTCGCGGTCATGGGGTGCGTCGTGAACGGTCCGGGTGAGGCCCGCGAGGCCGATCTCGGCGTCGCCTCCGGGAACGGCAAGGGGCAGATCTTCGTGGAGGGCGAGGTCGTACGGACCGTGCCCGAGGCGCGGATCGTCGAGACGCTGATCGAGGAGGCGCTCACGCTGGCCCGGCGGCGCGGGCTCGACCTGCCGGACGAAGCCGCGGGCTGA
- a CDS encoding cytochrome P450, with translation MSNPTEFFMPELPRLLPYAYHPQAAQIEIASNGWVRRFLADTFPGEPDLLYFLRQRNGIYGPLTVPEATYQRALDIADWYQYVTVIDSFVSDRSALGASATAAREVFARILSDFEGDLPTDPGFPYGRAGQDLWRRISPGLSAGQVRRFALSLEAFLRGCATEIQAKLSDEVPDYETCLEVRLDSFGCDFIELMTEYGAEVDMTDLLPQLTGLHLHCRRQMILINDLLSWRKEHAQDDKMTVVRVLTEQEGLGLQEAVDRLCARVGEHEKAYIAERDALLAGPLGDRDDLRRYLRAVDHLMGGSQEFEYLTPRYYGDGSVWDGTTSGWLDLNAPVTRFRDRPHTATDEGPRPDEAAALGKLRAAASHRVATDPAPASRRTARPDREWRTVSPGGALPVLGHALPLWRDPLKFLAELPPDADLVELRLGPKRAYLAHGWELAQQVLTDSRTFDKGGPLFEKARLLVGDGLVSSAWEPHRRQRRMLQPAFHPSRVPGYIALMGEEVESELASWREGEALDVSEVMHGLTLKITARTMFATTADRAALDEVAYCMPVIMRGVYKRMVAPTGLQEKLPTAHNRDFEQVRIRMRRLIRRTVESYRAAGSVDTGDLMSILVNTRDEETGKGLSDEEIHDQVMTLLIGGTETTGNTMAWVFHILATHPELERRLHEELDTVLEGRTPGFDDLHRLDFTGRLITETLRMYPPAWLLTRTTTRATKLAGQALAPGTTVLYSPYALGHNPSVYPDPGRFDPDRWLPEHADRLPRGYNLPFGGGSRKCIGDSLGMAETTITLAGIAARWRLRAVPGTRAGTAVPRASLGTGPLPMVPEPREPARARAGLGREGSR, from the coding sequence ATGTCGAACCCTACGGAATTCTTCATGCCGGAACTCCCGCGCCTGTTGCCCTACGCCTATCACCCGCAGGCCGCGCAGATAGAGATCGCCTCGAACGGCTGGGTGCGCCGGTTTCTCGCCGACACGTTCCCCGGCGAACCCGACCTGCTGTATTTCCTGCGTCAACGCAACGGCATCTACGGCCCGTTGACCGTGCCGGAGGCCACCTACCAGCGGGCGCTCGACATCGCCGACTGGTACCAGTACGTGACGGTGATCGACTCCTTCGTCTCCGACCGCTCCGCGCTCGGCGCGAGCGCGACGGCCGCCCGCGAGGTCTTCGCCCGCATCCTCTCCGACTTCGAGGGCGACCTGCCCACGGACCCCGGCTTTCCCTACGGCCGCGCTGGACAGGACCTGTGGCGGCGGATCAGCCCCGGGCTCAGCGCAGGCCAGGTGCGCCGGTTCGCGCTGAGCCTGGAGGCCTTCCTGCGCGGCTGCGCCACCGAGATCCAGGCCAAGCTGTCCGACGAGGTGCCCGACTACGAGACGTGCCTGGAGGTGCGCCTCGACAGCTTCGGCTGCGACTTCATCGAGCTGATGACGGAGTACGGCGCCGAGGTCGACATGACCGACCTGCTGCCGCAGCTGACCGGGCTCCACCTGCACTGCCGCCGGCAGATGATCCTCATCAACGACCTGCTGTCCTGGCGCAAGGAGCACGCCCAGGACGACAAGATGACGGTGGTGCGCGTCCTCACCGAGCAGGAGGGCCTCGGACTCCAGGAAGCCGTGGACCGGCTGTGCGCGCGGGTCGGGGAACACGAGAAGGCGTACATCGCGGAACGGGACGCCCTGCTCGCCGGGCCGCTCGGCGACCGCGACGACCTGCGCCGCTACCTTCGTGCCGTCGACCATCTGATGGGCGGCAGCCAGGAGTTCGAGTACCTGACGCCGCGCTACTACGGCGACGGCTCGGTGTGGGACGGCACCACCTCCGGCTGGCTCGACCTGAACGCGCCCGTCACCCGCTTCCGCGACCGCCCCCACACCGCCACGGACGAGGGCCCGCGGCCCGACGAGGCGGCGGCGCTCGGCAAGCTGCGCGCGGCCGCCTCGCACCGGGTGGCGACCGATCCCGCCCCGGCCTCCCGGCGTACCGCGCGCCCCGACCGGGAGTGGCGGACGGTCAGCCCGGGCGGCGCGCTCCCCGTCCTCGGACACGCCCTGCCGCTGTGGCGCGACCCGCTGAAGTTCCTGGCCGAGTTGCCCCCCGACGCGGACCTGGTCGAACTGCGACTCGGGCCCAAGCGCGCCTATCTGGCGCACGGTTGGGAGCTGGCCCAGCAGGTGCTCACCGACTCCCGCACCTTCGACAAGGGCGGCCCGCTCTTCGAGAAGGCACGGCTTCTGGTCGGCGACGGCCTGGTCTCCTCCGCGTGGGAGCCGCACCGGCGCCAGCGCCGCATGCTGCAACCCGCCTTCCATCCCAGCCGCGTGCCCGGCTACATCGCGCTGATGGGCGAAGAGGTGGAAAGCGAGCTGGCCTCCTGGCGCGAGGGAGAGGCGCTCGACGTCAGCGAGGTCATGCACGGCCTCACCCTGAAGATCACCGCCCGCACCATGTTCGCCACCACGGCCGACCGCGCCGCTCTCGACGAGGTCGCGTACTGCATGCCCGTGATCATGCGTGGCGTCTACAAGCGCATGGTCGCTCCGACCGGCCTCCAGGAGAAGCTGCCGACCGCGCACAACCGGGACTTCGAGCAGGTGCGCATCCGGATGCGGCGGCTGATCCGCCGCACCGTCGAGTCGTACCGCGCGGCCGGCTCCGTCGACACCGGCGACCTCATGTCGATCCTCGTCAACACCCGGGACGAGGAGACCGGCAAGGGGCTGTCGGACGAGGAGATCCACGACCAGGTCATGACGCTGCTCATCGGCGGGACCGAGACCACCGGCAACACCATGGCCTGGGTCTTCCACATCCTCGCCACCCATCCCGAGCTCGAGCGCCGGCTGCACGAAGAACTGGACACCGTGCTGGAAGGGCGCACCCCCGGCTTCGACGACCTGCACCGGCTCGACTTCACGGGCCGGCTCATCACCGAGACGCTGCGGATGTACCCGCCCGCGTGGCTGCTGACCCGGACCACGACCCGCGCGACGAAACTCGCCGGACAGGCACTGGCACCCGGCACCACGGTCCTGTACAGCCCCTACGCCCTCGGCCACAACCCGTCCGTCTACCCCGACCCCGGGCGCTTCGACCCGGACCGGTGGCTGCCCGAGCACGCCGACCGGCTGCCACGCGGCTACAACCTGCCCTTCGGAGGCGGCAGTCGCAAGTGCATCGGGGACAGCCTCGGCATGGCGGAGACCACCATCACGCTCGCCGGGATCGCCGCCCGCTGGCGGCTGCGCGCCGTACCGGGCACCCGGGCCGGCACCGCCGTGCCGCGCGCATCGCTCGGCACCGGACCGCTGCCGATGGTGCCCGAGCCGCGCGAGCCGGCCCGGGCCCGGGCCGGTCTCGGCCGCGAGGGCAGCCGGTGA
- a CDS encoding polyprenyl synthetase family protein, with protein sequence MSTAAGPAGLVAAAAVTDTLERCRTLVTPALRAAVARLAPDVGAMAAYTFGWQDVDGTPRAGAAGKGLRPAFALLAAEAVGAPAEAAVPGAVAVELVHAFSLVHDDIMDGDERRRHRDTVWKAYGVGPAVLAGDALLVLAVDTLAAAAPEPARTAAMDLLTTALVELVNGQAADVAFETRPWTGPGAVSVEEYTAMAVGKTGSLLGCAAGLGALLGGAPPDTVAALDRTGRDVGLAFQAVDDLLGVWGDPALTGKPVRNDLRERKKTLPVVAALASGTPAGERLPRLLGDDASLHEAARAIETAGGRALTSALAERHLRRARRALDRVATDHAAAEALGALAAFAVTRTH encoded by the coding sequence GTGAGCACGGCGGCCGGACCGGCCGGACTCGTCGCCGCCGCGGCCGTCACCGACACACTGGAACGCTGCCGGACCCTGGTCACCCCCGCCCTGCGCGCCGCCGTGGCACGCCTCGCCCCCGATGTCGGCGCCATGGCGGCCTACACGTTCGGCTGGCAGGACGTGGACGGGACACCGCGGGCCGGTGCCGCGGGCAAGGGGCTGCGGCCCGCGTTCGCGCTGCTCGCCGCCGAGGCGGTCGGGGCCCCGGCAGAGGCGGCCGTGCCCGGCGCGGTCGCCGTCGAGCTGGTGCACGCCTTCTCGCTGGTGCACGACGACATCATGGACGGCGACGAGCGGCGCAGGCACCGGGACACCGTCTGGAAGGCGTACGGCGTCGGACCCGCCGTCCTCGCCGGTGACGCCCTGCTCGTACTCGCCGTCGACACCCTCGCGGCCGCGGCCCCCGAGCCGGCCAGGACCGCCGCGATGGACCTGCTCACCACCGCCCTGGTGGAACTCGTCAACGGGCAGGCCGCCGACGTGGCCTTCGAGACCCGGCCCTGGACCGGTCCCGGCGCGGTGAGCGTCGAGGAGTACACCGCGATGGCCGTCGGCAAGACCGGCTCCCTGCTCGGCTGCGCCGCCGGGCTCGGCGCGCTGCTCGGCGGCGCCCCGCCGGACACGGTCGCCGCCCTCGACCGGACGGGCCGGGACGTCGGCCTCGCCTTCCAGGCCGTCGACGACCTGCTCGGCGTCTGGGGCGACCCGGCGCTGACCGGCAAGCCGGTCCGCAACGACCTGCGGGAACGCAAGAAGACCCTGCCGGTCGTCGCCGCCCTCGCCTCCGGCACCCCGGCCGGCGAGCGCCTGCCCCGTCTGCTCGGCGACGACGCGTCCCTGCACGAGGCGGCCCGTGCCATCGAGACGGCCGGAGGACGTGCTCTCACCTCCGCGCTCGCCGAACGCCACCTGCGCCGGGCCCGCCGCGCGCTCGACCGGGTCGCCACGGACCACGCCGCCGCCGAGGCGCTCGGCGCCCTCGCCGCGTTCGCCGTCACCCGCACCCACTGA
- a CDS encoding ABC transporter substrate-binding protein has product MPVRSRAPRTTAALAALAATAVLAGCSGGGQAAGDDGPPRNGGTLTYAVGADIACADPQQAGNGDELTAARGLADSLTDQDPDTGHIVPWLATKWRTGDRGRSYTFTLRHGVTFSDGSPLDARAVKESFDGVRRLGGKAVQATTYLTGFRRVVVVRPDTVRFDFERPNAQFLAATSSVSLAVVSPATARRSAADRCTKGVVGSGPFTLDRFTPNQQVVQRARKGYAWPSRVAPGTATQGSSTRARLDRLVLKVVPETRVRVGGLQSGEFDAVAAVPPQDEQTLRTTGLPLLARPVPGLVQSLNVNAARPATKDPAVRRALQKAIDRDEIVRTVYTPDYRTARSALASTTPHFADVGSYLATDRTAARSLLDGAGWRPGADGVRAKDGRRLALTAVWFGAGSGPAQSALELVQQQLKAVGVALTIKTVPLSRALETFRTGAYDLALGNASTADPDILRNYYTPKGLDVVRLGAGPLRDALYAQSADLDPKARARHLRTAQRLLVADAYALPLYESRTVVGVGKKVHGITFDAASRPLFAHAWLS; this is encoded by the coding sequence ATGCCCGTGCGCAGCCGAGCGCCACGCACCACGGCGGCGCTGGCCGCGCTCGCCGCGACCGCCGTGCTCGCCGGCTGTTCCGGAGGCGGCCAGGCGGCGGGTGACGACGGACCGCCGCGCAACGGCGGCACCCTGACCTACGCCGTCGGCGCCGACATCGCCTGCGCCGATCCGCAGCAGGCGGGCAACGGCGACGAACTCACCGCCGCACGCGGACTCGCCGACTCCCTCACCGACCAGGACCCGGACACCGGACACATCGTCCCCTGGCTGGCCACGAAGTGGCGGACAGGCGACCGGGGCAGGAGCTACACGTTCACCCTGCGCCACGGCGTCACCTTCAGCGACGGCAGCCCGCTCGACGCCCGTGCCGTCAAGGAGAGCTTCGACGGCGTGCGCCGGCTGGGCGGGAAGGCCGTCCAGGCGACCACCTATCTGACCGGCTTCCGGCGCGTCGTCGTGGTGCGCCCGGACACCGTCCGCTTCGACTTCGAACGTCCCAACGCCCAATTCCTGGCGGCCACTTCATCGGTGAGCCTGGCAGTGGTGAGCCCGGCCACGGCCCGGCGCTCCGCGGCGGACCGCTGCACCAAGGGCGTCGTGGGCAGCGGCCCCTTCACCCTTGACCGCTTCACCCCGAACCAGCAGGTCGTCCAGCGGGCCCGCAAGGGCTACGCCTGGCCGTCGCGAGTGGCACCCGGCACGGCGACCCAGGGCTCCTCCACCCGCGCCCGCCTCGACCGGCTCGTCCTCAAGGTGGTCCCGGAGACCCGGGTGCGCGTCGGCGGCCTGCAGTCCGGAGAGTTCGACGCGGTCGCCGCGGTCCCGCCGCAGGACGAGCAGACCCTCAGGACCACGGGCTTGCCGCTGCTCGCGCGGCCCGTGCCCGGCCTCGTCCAGAGCCTCAACGTGAACGCGGCGCGCCCCGCCACCAAGGACCCCGCGGTGCGCCGTGCGCTGCAGAAGGCCATCGACCGGGACGAGATCGTCCGGACGGTGTACACCCCCGACTACCGCACGGCCCGCAGCGCCCTCGCCTCCACCACGCCGCACTTCGCCGACGTCGGCTCCTACCTCGCCACCGACCGGACCGCCGCGCGCTCCCTGCTGGACGGGGCCGGCTGGCGCCCGGGCGCCGACGGGGTGCGCGCCAAGGACGGCAGACGGCTCGCCCTCACCGCCGTCTGGTTCGGAGCCGGCTCCGGCCCCGCCCAGTCGGCCCTCGAACTCGTCCAGCAGCAGCTCAAGGCGGTCGGTGTCGCCCTGACCATCAAGACCGTGCCGCTCTCACGCGCCCTGGAGACCTTCCGGACGGGCGCGTACGACCTGGCCCTCGGCAACGCCTCGACCGCCGACCCCGACATTCTGCGCAACTACTACACGCCGAAGGGACTCGACGTGGTCCGCCTGGGCGCGGGACCGCTGCGCGACGCGCTGTACGCGCAGTCGGCCGACCTCGATCCGAAGGCCCGCGCGCGGCATCTGCGTACGGCACAGCGGCTGCTGGTCGCGGACGCCTACGCGCTGCCGCTGTACGAGTCCCGGACCGTCGTCGGCGTCGGCAAGAAGGTGCACGGCATCACCTTCGACGCCGCCTCGCGCCCGCTGTTCGCGCACGCCTGGCTGTCCTGA
- a CDS encoding NtaA/DmoA family FMN-dependent monooxygenase (This protein belongs to a clade of FMN-dependent monooxygenases, within a broader family of flavin-dependent oxidoreductases, the luciferase-like monooxygenase (LMM) family, some of whose members use coenzyme F420 rather than FMN.) — translation MATVDAPARQLHLNVNILGGLGLHPGAWRWPAADPLSFLDVDSYVRAARTAERGLLDAVFLADSPGIVQNVADVPPYNGIEPTLLLTAIARETTHIGLIGTASTTYNEPYNIARRFLGLDVLSGGRVAWNAVTTYNAHSARNFGAGEPTRAQRYARGNEFVHVVRELWQGWRSDAVLADRATGRFADPDRIRPLRHEGAHFTVHGPLTLPGSPQGYPVIFQAGGGVEGRELAARFADAVFAAPEDLAAAGAATARLRAQAAAFGRDPQAIRVLPGLRTTVGGTEEEAWRRRDQLADLSDRSGELVTLAGRLGVPSTALDLDSPVPARLLRAAPPAGGGEAEERARRLAERGLTVRDLLSRGLGAGYFHVVGTPEQVADRIQLWFESRAVDGFNLMPDVLADGLPALVDEVVPVLRRRGLFRTEYRGSTLRAHYGLPLPGRHPATAITG, via the coding sequence ATGGCCACCGTCGACGCCCCCGCACGCCAGCTCCACCTCAACGTCAACATCCTCGGCGGCCTCGGACTGCATCCCGGCGCCTGGCGCTGGCCGGCCGCCGACCCGCTGTCCTTCCTCGACGTCGACTCCTATGTGCGAGCGGCCAGGACCGCCGAACGAGGACTGCTCGACGCGGTGTTCCTCGCGGACTCGCCGGGCATCGTGCAGAACGTCGCGGACGTCCCGCCGTACAACGGCATCGAGCCGACCCTGCTGCTCACCGCCATCGCCCGCGAGACGACCCACATCGGGCTCATCGGCACGGCGTCCACCACGTACAACGAGCCCTACAACATCGCCCGCCGCTTCCTCGGCCTCGACGTGCTGAGCGGCGGACGGGTCGCCTGGAACGCGGTGACCACCTACAACGCGCACTCCGCACGCAACTTCGGAGCCGGTGAACCCACCCGCGCGCAGCGCTACGCGCGCGGCAACGAGTTCGTGCACGTCGTCCGCGAACTGTGGCAGGGCTGGCGAAGCGACGCGGTGCTCGCCGACCGGGCGACGGGCCGGTTCGCCGACCCGGACCGGATCAGGCCGCTGCGCCACGAGGGCGCGCACTTCACCGTGCACGGGCCGCTCACCCTGCCGGGCTCGCCGCAGGGCTACCCGGTGATCTTCCAGGCGGGCGGCGGCGTCGAGGGGCGCGAGCTCGCCGCCCGGTTCGCCGACGCCGTGTTCGCCGCGCCCGAGGACCTGGCCGCCGCCGGCGCCGCCACCGCCCGACTGCGCGCACAGGCCGCCGCGTTCGGACGTGACCCGCAGGCCATCCGGGTTCTGCCCGGCCTGCGTACGACCGTCGGCGGTACCGAGGAAGAGGCGTGGCGGCGCCGTGACCAGCTCGCCGACCTGAGCGACCGGAGCGGCGAACTGGTCACTCTGGCCGGCCGGCTGGGCGTGCCCTCCACGGCCCTGGACCTCGACAGCCCCGTCCCGGCCCGCCTGCTGCGCGCGGCCCCGCCGGCGGGCGGGGGAGAGGCGGAGGAACGGGCGAGGCGGCTCGCCGAGCGCGGCCTGACGGTGCGCGATCTGCTCAGCCGCGGCCTGGGTGCCGGCTACTTCCACGTCGTGGGCACGCCGGAGCAGGTCGCGGACCGGATCCAGCTCTGGTTCGAGTCGCGGGCCGTCGACGGCTTCAACCTCATGCCGGACGTGCTCGCCGACGGACTGCCGGCGCTCGTGGACGAGGTCGTGCCGGTCCTGCGACGCCGCGGTCTGTTCCGCACGGAGTACCGGGGCTCCACCCTGCGCGCGCACTACGGCCTCCCGCTGCCCGGACGCCACCCCGCGACGGCGATCACGGGCTGA
- a CDS encoding polyprenyl synthetase family protein: protein MADSNSTLTDSSHTTEAYRAMVRPALREVVGRLHPDVVRAAAGGCARPGAEEDHGLCPALALLSAAAVGGRAWDAVPGAVAVELARLFARTHRGITGAGPKPGGPVRGVGPAVLAGDGFLALALRTLAETTCLSLLSSALVDLVHGEAAAAALHGRPDTVTVGAYTAASARTRGALLGCAAGIGARLGGAPPDVVCRLTVAGRELGVALHAADDLAALGTGRPRPLSYPVLYALEAADGTAGELADLLAEACAEHGGARFDEATGRRVADLAARAGGVARTRETARHRLDEVLRTVDAVSVAPQAARQLSALVRSAVERTH from the coding sequence ATGGCAGACAGCAATTCCACGCTGACCGACTCCTCGCACACCACCGAGGCGTACCGCGCGATGGTGCGTCCCGCTCTGCGCGAGGTCGTCGGGCGCCTGCACCCCGACGTCGTCCGGGCGGCCGCGGGCGGCTGTGCCCGCCCCGGCGCCGAAGAGGATCACGGACTGTGCCCGGCCCTCGCGCTGCTGAGCGCCGCGGCCGTGGGCGGGCGGGCCTGGGACGCGGTGCCCGGCGCCGTCGCCGTGGAACTGGCCCGCCTCTTCGCCCGCACCCACCGCGGGATCACCGGTGCCGGACCGAAACCGGGCGGACCGGTCCGCGGCGTCGGCCCGGCCGTCCTCGCCGGCGACGGATTCCTCGCCCTCGCGCTGCGCACCCTCGCGGAGACCACGTGCCTGTCGCTGTTGTCCTCCGCTCTGGTCGACCTCGTCCACGGCGAAGCGGCGGCCGCGGCCCTCCACGGCCGCCCGGACACCGTGACCGTCGGCGCGTACACCGCCGCCTCGGCCCGCACCCGCGGCGCGCTGCTCGGCTGCGCGGCCGGGATCGGCGCCCGGCTCGGCGGCGCGCCTCCCGACGTCGTGTGCCGGCTCACCGTCGCGGGCCGCGAGCTGGGCGTCGCCCTGCACGCCGCCGACGACCTGGCCGCGCTCGGCACCGGCCGCCCGCGGCCGCTGTCGTACCCGGTCCTGTACGCACTGGAGGCGGCCGACGGCACCGCCGGTGAACTGGCGGACCTGCTCGCCGAGGCGTGTGCCGAGCACGGTGGCGCGCGGTTCGACGAGGCCACCGGACGACGGGTCGCCGACCTCGCGGCACGCGCGGGCGGCGTGGCCCGCACCCGCGAGACGGCCCGGCACCGGCTCGACGAGGTGCTGCGGACCGTCGACGCCGTCAGCGTCGCACCGCAAGCCGCGCGGCAGCTGTCCGCCCTGGTCCGGTCCGCCGTCGAGCGGACGCACTGA